CCAGCATCCCCGCCAGGGCTCCGGTGGTATCGGCATCGCCGCCTTGGTTAACCGTAGCGATCAGGCACGATTCAAAATCGCCGGTATTAAAAAAATAATGCAGCACCGTCTGCAGCGTATCGACAATATAGCCGCTGGCCTTGCCCGGATAAGGTTGGTACGCAAATTCGCCGAATTGGCCGATTAGCGAGTCGATTTCCCGTTTGCAATCCGCCACCGCCTCCCCTTTGATCAATCTGCCCGCCATGCGGCCTAATGCCAGCGTCGCCGCGTCGGATAACGGATTGTGATGCGTGAGACGGGCTTGTTGCAAGGTCCACTGTTCAAAATCAGCTGAACTGTAAAGCGTGGCCAGCACGACCGGCAGATTACGCATGCAGGCGCCATTACCCGCCTCGTCGGTTTGCGGCGGGCCTTGCAGAATTCCACTGTCGCGGTAACGCAGAATACCGCGCCGGCAGGTATTGCCGATATCCGGCGGATCGCTTTCCAGCCAGTTGACGAATTTATCGGCGACGGCGGTTAAATTCCAATCTTGTTGCTCGAGAATTGCCTCGCCAATCGCCAAGGACATTTGGGTATCGTCGGTAACTTGCCCCGCTTCCAATCCCAACCAGCCGCCGCCTATGATTTCCGTGTGTACGCCATAATGTTTTTGAATTTGTTTGGGCGACATAAACTCCACCGTCGCACCCAACGCGTCTCCGCACGCAAAACCCAGGTAAGCGCCCAACGCCCGATTCAACAATTGCCGCTCCATTTCATAACCTCGTAAGCTCGCTTAGCGCTGCACTTTGACGCGATAATCGCCGCCTATCACCAGATACTCTGACTCCCCGTGCAAGGCATGGTGCGGCAGTAATTCGTTAAAAAAAATCAGTTTCACCACCGGCACTTGCACCTCCAGAATGTAGGAACCGAACTCGCTGGCAATGTTGCGCATGTCGGTAAAGGACACTAAGCTGTTAAACCGCACTATTTTTTGGTTTTTATCCGCATCCGCGGCCACGCTGTAATCATCCAGGTTATTGACCCCGCGATACAAGGTTTTATGCCGCGCGGCAGGAAAATGAAAACGCTCTATCACCCACTGGCAATACTCGTACAGCAGGTCCAGCTGCATAAAAATACAGTTATTGTGATAGCGGCTGTTCATCTTTTCTTCGATATAAACCAGCCAGTTTTTGTCCATGAAACTATTCAGCGGTTGCTTGTGAAAATTGGGAAACAATCCGAAACGACTTTCCACCCAACCTTTGAATACAGCCCCCTGGGCATTATTGGAATCCAAGCCCCAGTCCTGAATCAAGCGTAAGTAGCTGCTCCGGAAACGCCGCTGCCCCTGCTTATCTTCGCCCAACCGCTGTTCCGCCTCGAACCCAAACACCACGCACATGTAATCCTGAAATACCTGACCGCAGTCCACCACATTGTGCTGTTGAGCCAGTTTTTCAAACAAGCCGGCAGCGGCTTCCCGAGTGCCGGCGATATGCAAAGCCTGTGGATTATCGTTGAATAACGGACTAGCCATGCAGGCGGTGGCGATACCAATCAGGTTAGTGCTGTGGCCGTAGCGGGAAATAGCCGACATCGTCAATCGAAATACCCA
This sequence is a window from Methylomonas methanica MC09. Protein-coding genes within it:
- the draG gene encoding ADP-ribosyl-[dinitrogen reductase] hydrolase; the protein is MERQLLNRALGAYLGFACGDALGATVEFMSPKQIQKHYGVHTEIIGGGWLGLEAGQVTDDTQMSLAIGEAILEQQDWNLTAVADKFVNWLESDPPDIGNTCRRGILRYRDSGILQGPPQTDEAGNGACMRNLPVVLATLYSSADFEQWTLQQARLTHHNPLSDAATLALGRMAGRLIKGEAVADCKREIDSLIGQFGEFAYQPYPGKASGYIVDTLQTVLHYFFNTGDFESCLIATVNQGGDADTTGALAGMLAGAAYGVDTIPQRWLTRLEPDVAQQLRKQTLGLIQYAVDTCRG
- a CDS encoding NAD(+)--dinitrogen-reductase ADP-D-ribosyltransferase, producing MSAISRYGHSTNLIGIATACMASPLFNDNPQALHIAGTREAAAGLFEKLAQQHNVVDCGQVFQDYMCVVFGFEAEQRLGEDKQGQRRFRSSYLRLIQDWGLDSNNAQGAVFKGWVESRFGLFPNFHKQPLNSFMDKNWLVYIEEKMNSRYHNNCIFMQLDLLYEYCQWVIERFHFPAARHKTLYRGVNNLDDYSVAADADKNQKIVRFNSLVSFTDMRNIASEFGSYILEVQVPVVKLIFFNELLPHHALHGESEYLVIGGDYRVKVQR